A genomic region of Candidatus Marimicrobium litorale contains the following coding sequences:
- a CDS encoding branched-chain amino acid transaminase has protein sequence MSLADRDGLIWMDGEMVPWREAKVHVLTHTFHYGLGVFEGVRAYNTPDRGTCIFRLQEHTDRLFRSAHILGMKMPFDKETLNKAQKDVVRENNLEEGYLRPMCFLGSEGMGLRADNLNTHVMVAAWEWPSYMDPDARDKGIKVRTSSYTRHHVNITMCKAKANGNYINSMLALREAVEGGAEEALLLDNEGYVAEGSGENVFIVRDNKIYTPELTSCLEGITRDAIFVLAAELGFEIQERRITRDEVYVADEAFFTGTAAEVVPIRELDGRSIGSGSRGPITTQLQAMYFDSVRGKRSQNVDWLTPVV, from the coding sequence ATGAGCTTGGCCGATCGCGATGGTCTGATCTGGATGGACGGAGAAATGGTGCCCTGGCGTGAAGCCAAGGTGCACGTGCTTACCCACACATTCCACTACGGCCTCGGTGTTTTCGAGGGCGTGCGCGCCTACAATACGCCGGACCGTGGCACCTGTATTTTCCGCCTGCAGGAACATACCGACCGGTTATTTCGCTCAGCTCATATACTGGGAATGAAAATGCCTTTCGATAAGGAGACGCTTAACAAGGCGCAAAAAGATGTCGTTCGAGAGAACAATCTGGAAGAGGGCTACCTGCGCCCCATGTGCTTCCTTGGCTCGGAAGGCATGGGTCTGCGCGCCGATAATCTCAATACCCATGTGATGGTCGCCGCCTGGGAGTGGCCTTCCTATATGGATCCGGATGCTCGCGATAAGGGTATTAAGGTGCGGACCTCGTCCTATACCCGCCACCACGTTAACATCACCATGTGCAAGGCCAAGGCGAACGGCAACTACATCAACTCGATGCTGGCGCTGCGAGAAGCTGTCGAGGGTGGCGCTGAAGAGGCGCTGCTGCTGGACAACGAGGGCTACGTGGCCGAGGGTAGCGGTGAGAATGTGTTCATTGTGCGCGACAACAAAATTTACACCCCAGAGCTGACATCCTGTCTCGAGGGTATAACCCGGGACGCAATATTTGTACTGGCCGCAGAGCTGGGCTTCGAAATTCAGGAGCGGCGCATTACACGCGACGAGGTATATGTTGCGGACGAAGCCTTTTTTACAGGCACTGCCGCTGAGGTTGTCCCTATCCGTGAACTGGACGGCCGCTCCATTGGCAGCGGCAGCCGGGGCCCGATTACGACCCAGTTGCAAGCCATGTACTTCGATTCGGTGAGGGGCAAACGCAGCCAGAACGTCGATTGGCTGACTCCGGTCGTCTGA
- the rfbD gene encoding dTDP-4-dehydrorhamnose reductase, with product MKQNVLVVGAGGQLGRELQRTVPPGVDCAAVTRAQLDIADATAVDACLQSIAPQLVINAAAYTAVDKAESEREAANRGNAEGPGVLAEACARQGIRLSHVSTDFVFDGNASTPYRPDATTSPLGEYGHSKLAGEEAVLRAQPEALVVRTGWVYSSFGGNFVKTMLRLMGERDELGVVCDQVGTPTWANGLATALWAAAAKPDLAGIYHWSDAGVCSWYDFAVAICEEGVCSGLLPAAISIKPILASAYPTPARRPSYSVLDKTSSWRDFELEGVHWREQLRTMLNDLKEMGNG from the coding sequence TTGAAACAGAATGTGTTGGTGGTGGGCGCGGGTGGTCAACTCGGCCGGGAATTGCAGCGCACGGTGCCGCCCGGTGTCGATTGTGCGGCGGTAACTCGTGCACAACTGGATATTGCGGACGCAACAGCAGTGGATGCCTGTCTGCAATCTATAGCGCCGCAATTGGTGATTAATGCGGCGGCTTATACGGCAGTTGATAAGGCGGAGTCAGAGCGCGAGGCTGCGAACCGCGGTAATGCTGAGGGCCCCGGCGTATTGGCCGAAGCATGCGCGCGGCAAGGAATCCGGCTTAGCCACGTGTCCACTGACTTTGTATTTGATGGCAATGCCTCCACGCCGTATCGGCCGGACGCGACGACCTCCCCGCTGGGTGAGTATGGCCATAGCAAACTGGCTGGTGAAGAAGCCGTTTTACGTGCGCAGCCGGAAGCGTTGGTGGTGCGCACCGGTTGGGTGTATTCCAGCTTTGGTGGTAATTTCGTCAAGACGATGTTGCGTCTGATGGGTGAGCGCGATGAACTCGGCGTAGTCTGTGATCAGGTGGGCACGCCTACCTGGGCCAACGGTCTGGCGACTGCCCTTTGGGCTGCCGCCGCCAAGCCGGATCTCGCCGGCATATACCATTGGAGCGATGCCGGCGTGTGCAGCTGGTACGATTTTGCGGTAGCCATCTGTGAGGAAGGTGTGTGCTCGGGGTTGCTACCCGCTGCTATTAGTATCAAGCCCATACTGGCGTCGGCGTACCCCACTCCCGCCCGCCGACCCTCCTACAGTGTGCTGGACAAAACAAGCAGTTGGCGTGACTTTGAGCTGGAGGGCGTTCACTGGCGTGAGCAGTTGCGTACCATGTTGAATGACTTAAAGGAGATGGGGAATGGCTAG